The segment cctgtgatttttaaagctgatttgaatttatcacaggaataaattgcattttaaaaatattcaaaaattattttgagcagtaaaaatattttaaaaaattaccgttttgctgtactttgaatcaaataaatgcaggcttggtgagcagaagagactttaaaaacattaaaaatacttaatgaCTAGGTTATTTAAAGGCAACGTGtctaatttgtaattaaaattaaagtgtttacattttagttttagatattCAGAATAACCCTGACCCATCTATGAATTTTTCTAAAATACATTACTATGATGATGTGACCATCTTTTCACCAAAAGAGACACCTGCACAGACACTGCATTCTACTCCTAGCTGTTTTGCCTTGACAGCCTAACTTTGCCCATGGCTTGGCCTCCCTGCAGATTCCCCATGGGGCCACTGTCAAACGGATGTACATTTACTCTGGAAACAACCTTCAAGAAACCAAGTAAGATCCGTGCATGTGTTTGGACATTTGTGGTGTTTATGTGTAAGTAAGATGCCATATCGCCGCTAATGAATGATTACAGCTGCATACAATTGAGCATGGACGTGTTTACTTACCTACCCTAATGTTCAAAGTCATTATGtctatttgtaatttttatgtgACCCAGGGGCGCATTCATCTCCATTTAGTCTGAGACCTTGGGCCTCTAATTTTGATTGTTCAGAACGCCGTGGGTTGCGTTCCCTCAAGCAGCGAGcattgtaaattatatatttcttcACAGGGCTCCGGTGATGCCTCTGGCCTGTTACCTTGGTAATGTGTATGCAGAGAGTGTGGAGGTGTTAAGAGATGGGGCGGGACCGCTGGGTCTCAAACTTCGTCTGCTCACCGCAGGTATCACAAGCAGCCCAAATTCATTAAACTAATGTCAGGCAGCATTATGCATGTTTCTAATAAATAACACATATAGctaaattcattttaagcacagctttaaataactttaccTGTAACTATCATTAATGATGCTCAGAATATGGTCAACACAATGTGACTCTATGATCACATCTCCGTGAGTGAGTGTCATTTTGCCAcgaacatatatttttatatgctgTTAACAAAGAGATGATGAGAGCAACAGTTCCCTGTTTTCTGGCATGCTTCTGTGTTTAAAGGCATGTCATGACATGTTATTCCCAAAGTTAAGCAATGCTTAGCAAACCAGCATAAGTAATGTGTGCTTCTGggataaataaacatttgtgctgATTATTGTTTGATTGTTAGTCATCACCAgcataaacaaacaacataGGTTTATTTTATCACTATAGCATAAACCACAGAGCTGGCATAATCATAGATGTATTGATCTTAACAAAGATGTTTATGTGGTTTTTATTGTCCATTCCTTGGAAATGTTCTCGGTAATCAGTACTGTGTAAGTTTAACTATATAGTTCAGCGGTTCTCACCTGGAGGGCCATGATCAAAAAATGTTCTGATAGGGCTCACAAACAGCGgagaaaaacaataacaacgCTAAtcataaactgttttaaatattgataaagataataataaatacgtTTTTGAAAAtctagcaaatcagcatattagaatgatttctgaaggatcatgtgacactgaagactggaataatgatgctaaaaatgtagcttttatcacaagaataaattacattttaaaatatattaaaatggaaagcagttcttttaaataataaacttatttcacattattactgcttttgctgtattttggatcaaataaatacagacttggtgagcagagaagaattctttaaaaaacattaaaaatcttactgttcaaaaacttttgactggtagtgcatttatttatatactaattTAATCCAATGATccagtaataatatatattaaaatagtaaacaaaTGTGCTGTTTGGAGCACTGCTTTTtcaatttgtgttgttttacttTCTCAGGATGTGGCCCGGGAGTGATGGCTGATACAAAAGTGCGAGCCGTTGAGAGAAATATCTACTTTGGAGATTCTTGTCAGGATGTTTTGAGTGCTCTTGGCTCCCCACATAAGGTCTTCTACAAGTCAGAGGATAAGGTAACGTCCAAGTCTATTTATACAAAACACGACACATTATTCTCAAAGCTGCATTCTCAGAAATAAACTAGCACATTCTCTGTACACAATTATTCTGTTTGTCCTAAAAtatcttttccttttttgtacGTCTCAGATGAAGATCCATTCACCCTCCCCTCACAAGCAAGTCCCGTCCAAATGTAATGACTACTTCTTTAACTATTATATTCTGGGAGTGGTGagtatcatttttaaattactcCATTACTTAAAAAGCTTGCTGTTAGGGTAGATTTTACTTGTTCAGTTTACATAAATCAGTTGAactttaaacagttattttctttCTAATATATTTCAGGATATACTGTTTGACTCTACAACCCACCTGGTCAAAAAATTTGTCCTTCATACCAACTACCCTGGCCATTACAACTTCAACATGTGAGTCTCATTTCTctacttttattgttttatgtatcatagtgttgtaaatatttgtttgaaTATCTATTTCAATTGGTCAGTGCTGTTGGAAAGGTTATTCTGAAGGGTTGGCATTCTGGGCGTATTGATTGAATATtgattttcatttcataatGCTTGCAGTGTTTAGCAATGTGTGGTTTGACTATCATATTCCACTTTATTTAAACGGATCAGAATAACTGCCCTTTATTCCCTTCTCAGATATCATCGGTGTGATTTCAAGATTCCTCTCATCATTAAAAAAGGTCTATATCATGTTCTCTGGATTAGATCATTATTCTGTTCTGTCCCTgtggtgttttgtgttttttctcatTCTTTAAATTGTGTTTCAGATGGGGCAGATGCTCAGAGTGAGGACTGCATTCTGACCACCTACAGCAAAGTGAGTTTATGGACTTCATTGTATTGCCAACACATAGGTTATATACACATGCATTAGATGTTATGTACAACTGTATGTGATAAATAATTCAGAAAGTTTTTAAGTGAGTACTAATTATGTTTTCAACTTTTGCACTCAGTGGGATCAGATTCAAGAGCTGCTAGGACACCCCATGGAAAAACCAGTTGTGCTACACAGGTGAGAGCCATATGGGTAGAGATTTGGTCACATtaatgcagtgttattttagtattatttatatactactatagcatttattcatattgttaattagcttttatttgtgtattttaatttttcatttaaagggatagttcacccgcaaatgaaaattaccatatgatttactcaccctcaaaccatcttaggtgtatatgactttcttctttcagacaaatacaattggagttatatgaaaaatgtcctggctcttccaagctttataatggctgttgagattttaaagtccagaAAAGTTCATccgtccatcataaaaagtactccacacagctccaagGGTTTATTAAAgaccttctgaagcaaatcaatgtgtttgtgtaagaaaaatatccaaaatatctGACAAACTgagttcacgagagagtggtgtTCTAGCAGATGCCATAGGACGTTGGTGTAGACACTGGAATGTCGCTCTCTCTTGAAAACGTGTACGACAGTTAgaagaagctagagattacatttatttaagttttaaatttggaaatttttcttacacaaacgcatcgatttgcttcagaaggcctttattaaccccctagagccatgtggagtactttttatgatagatggatgcactttattggacttcaaaatatcaacacccattcactgccattataaagcttggaagagccagactttttttttttatatagcttCGATCGTATTCGTCCGAAAGTATAAAATTGTATACACCTAGTATGGctcgagggtgagtaaatcatggggtaattttcatttttgggtgaactatatctttaagactgtttttttccacatgGTTTAATTCATATTACAGCACACAGACACCTCTGCATACGAAAACCTGTTTATAATCTctgattaattgattaattgtgcaCTGCTTCGCAGGTCATCATCTGCAAACAACACCAACCCTTTTGGTTCCACATTTTGCTTTGGACTACAACGGATGATATTTGAGGTATGTGACTTGGTCAGTTTTGTGTGTactgtttgcttttatttggtCAGTCTGTATAAAAGgttcctttttaaaataaaaaataaatgtattgttttaaaaaataaataaatatctataaaTGGCAGATTTGGTATTCACACAGCTGTGCTATGTTCACAGTTGAGTGGAAATATCATTGCCTCTTACTAGGGatgcactgatattaaaattttgGTTGCACTTTATATTACAGACCTATTATGCATGTACATACTACATAATCAGGCATACTAGGTGTATACGACTTTCtgtctttcagacaaatccagtCGGGGTgatattaaaaatcatcctgGGACTAGCTCTATAATGGCAATGGGCAGGTGTTTCTTTTCAACAgttcaaaacaagtccaataaagcgcatccatccatcataaaaagtgctccacacaaatcaatgcatttttgtaagaaaaatatccgtGTTCaaaacgtaataatcacttttctcTATCTTCCGCTTTCTGTTGTACACAGAAGCTTGTGAAaaccaatgtttgtttacagaagcgaaggaagcaaagtttttttactttagcaaaggacaaccagtctcctcttggcttatattgaaatcctctgccatttttctttaaaaatcctcattttgtacttcttaCTCATGACCTAAATtgattattacgttttaaatatggattttttttttttgcaaaaacgcatcgatttgctacaggagacCTTTATTCTTCCCCCAGAgcctttttattatggatggatccactttattggacttgttttggactgatgacaAGAAACACCTGCCCTTTGCCATTACAGatcttggaagtgccaggacaGTTATTAATATTACTCCGATTGGATTCGTCTTATG is part of the Labeo rohita strain BAU-BD-2019 chromosome 18, IGBB_LRoh.1.0, whole genome shotgun sequence genome and harbors:
- the phaf1 gene encoding UPF0183 protein C16orf70 homolog isoform X1, which codes for MLDLEVVPERSLGNEQWEFALGMPLAQAISILQKHCRIIKNVQVLYSEQMPLSHDLILNLTQDGIKLLFDACNQRLKVIEVYDLSKVKLKYCGVHFNSQAIAPTIEQIDQSFGATHPGVYNAAEQLFHLNFRGLSFSFQLDSWSEAPKYEPNFAHGLASLQIPHGATVKRMYIYSGNNLQETKAPVMPLACYLGNVYAESVEVLRDGAGPLGLKLRLLTAGCGPGVMADTKVRAVERNIYFGDSCQDVLSALGSPHKVFYKSEDKMKIHSPSPHKQVPSKCNDYFFNYYILGVDILFDSTTHLVKKFVLHTNYPGHYNFNIYHRCDFKIPLIIKKDGADAQSEDCILTTYSKWDQIQELLGHPMEKPVVLHRSSSANNTNPFGSTFCFGLQRMIFEVMQNNHIASVTLYGAPRPSSLARAEPSAH
- the phaf1 gene encoding UPF0183 protein C16orf70 homolog isoform X2, whose translation is MLDLEVVPERSLGNEQWEFALGMPLAQAISILQKHCRIIKNVQVLYSEQMPLSHDLILNLTQDGIKLLFDACNQRLKVIEVYDLSKVKLKYCGVHFNSQAIAPTIEQIDQSFGATHPGVYNAAEQLFHLNFRGLSFSFQLDSWSEAPKYEIPHGATVKRMYIYSGNNLQETKAPVMPLACYLGNVYAESVEVLRDGAGPLGLKLRLLTAGCGPGVMADTKVRAVERNIYFGDSCQDVLSALGSPHKVFYKSEDKMKIHSPSPHKQVPSKCNDYFFNYYILGVDILFDSTTHLVKKFVLHTNYPGHYNFNIYHRCDFKIPLIIKKDGADAQSEDCILTTYSKWDQIQELLGHPMEKPVVLHRSSSANNTNPFGSTFCFGLQRMIFEVMQNNHIASVTLYGAPRPSSLARAEPSAH